From the Lathyrus oleraceus cultivar Zhongwan6 chromosome 3, CAAS_Psat_ZW6_1.0, whole genome shotgun sequence genome, the window GATCTAGTGTTTCTCCTTCCGCTCCTAGAAAATTAAATTTGGAACTAATGATGGAGAACTTCACCGCAACTCAGGCCCAGCAAAACAGAGAATTTATGAACCAAAATGTTCACACAAATGAGCCGGTGAAACAATTGGTGAACAAGGTTGACGCCATGGCCACacacaacaagatgcttgaaaaAAGATCTCTcaagtagcccaacaacaagcGACTACTATTTCTTCTGCTGGCACAATTTCAAACCAACCTAAAGTCAAACTAAAAGCCCATGTTAATGCCATCACACTATGAAATGGGACGAAACTAGATAGACATGTTGATCTAAGAGTTTTAGACCCTATGATGTATAGAAAAGTTGAGAAAGAACTAGATAAAGTGGTTGATAAGAGCCAAGTAGGAACACCAATATCTGATAATGAAGAGACGGCCATAACCAAAGAAACTATTGAGAAAGAGAAGTCGTACGTtcctccaccaccttataaaccaccaATACCATACCTTCAAAGACTTGCTAAAACTAAGAATGAGGGTCATTTAAGAAATTTATAGAGCTTATAAAGCAACTTCATATTACTATACATTTCACAGAGGACATTACACGAATTCCCTTTTATGCCAAGTTCCTAAAGGAAATCCTATCTAAtaagaagaaacttgaagatgaCGATACAGTGGCACTCACTACAGAGTGTAGCGCCATTATCCAAAACAACATGCCCCCAAAGTTGAAAGACACTAGTAGTTTTTATTTTCCATGTGTGATAGGCAAGTTTGTCATTAACAAGGTACTTTTGTGACCTAGGAGATAGTGTACGTTTTATGCTTCTCTTGATTTGTGAAAAGCTCAACTTAGGAGACTTTAGGCCTATGAGGACGTCCCTTAAATTAGCCAATCTCTCTTTTAAGTACCCCATAGGCATGCTAGAAAACATTCCAGTGTGCATTGGCCAATTTTACATTCCTATGAATTTTATAGTGATGGACATAAGTGAGGACTCCAATATTCCTATCATCTTAGGAATGCCCTTCTTAGCCACAACCGGTGTGATCATAGATGTGAAACGAGGGAAATTAACCTTTAAAGTTGGTCAGGAGAAAATTGAATTTACTCTTTCTCAATTTCTGAAGGCTCCAACTATTGCTGGTGCATGTTATTTTATAGACATTattgatgaatgcataaaagagCTAGCATCAGTAAAACCACCGACTACAATGCTAGTTGAACTTCCAGCCACTAAAATGGTAGAAGAAGATGAGGCTAAATATTATCACCCTTATGTAGAATATAACCTAAGAGAATGTATTGCACTTACTCCTAATCTTATGCCTAGCCCTAAGGAACAATCAATAGAACTTAACAAACTACCCAAaaacctaagatatgagtttttaGACGAGCAACTTGATCGTCCAATCATAGTTAACATTGATATTCATAGAGATGAAACTGAGAAACTCTTGGTTGTGTTAAGGAAGTACCATACAACTTTAGGGTACAACATCTCCAATCTTAAAGGAGTTATCCCCTCTATGTGCATGCACAAAATTATGCTCGAAGAGGACTCTAAAACCTTAAGAGAACACTAGAGGATGATTAATCCTATTATGAATGAGGCAGTTAGAAAGGAAGTGTTAAAGTTGCTTGAAGCTGGAATAATTTATCCGATATCAGATAGTCAATGGGTTATCCCAGTACAtgtagtaccaaagaaaggaggagTAACAATAGTTAAGAATGAAAAAGGTGAATTTGTAGCTAAGCGTGTAGAGacaggtgtaagaccccaattttgaccctaagatccctcatgctatctcatcaaatgcattagcattgggatcacatcttggcatcctccttacccctcattcattgggtttgcattacgagatatcaccaagaacttttgattgtatcatacttcatttttaattatttactaaccaaaataccaaaaatatgtctatatatagtttgttgcttttgtaggtagtgtgtatgcttacctatgctctatcaagctcatatatagggtttgagaccctaaatgcaaggagcacaataaagaattgatttaaattggctctaagcatcatatatggatccccatgatcttcacatgttattttgatcaagaaatcatcaaaagtttggagttggtttgccttggaaaccctaattcatctgggtatcttgtgtgacttcttcaacaagtttcttcaacaattgatcaaatatttcaagggataattcaCATTACATCgtattatgcatatatgatcctccatgagtcccaaaagtcaataaAATGTTAcgctagcaagatggttcatggaggttgaccagagaaagtcaactggtcaaaactggggttccctagaccctatgtcctacaatttttgtcatatgaaaatgattccaagataaacatTATTCAAATTGACATTCCAagcaactttcatgtttaggtataaagctagtttttcttggaaagtcattttttatggtgaacgattataggtcattttgtctgaaccctagtttggaggtcaacttcccaagaccataccttgctcaatttttatgatataaaagGCATTAAAATTTAATGATTACGTTCAATATGTATACTTTaacctttatgtttggaggaagtgcaaattcaacttgcaaatgcatgttccaaaaggaaacattatatgtccttttggg encodes:
- the LOC127129918 gene encoding uncharacterized protein LOC127129918, yielding MYRKVEKELDKVVDKSQVGTPISDNEETAITKETIEKEKSYVPPPPYKPPIPYLQRLAKTKNEEDITRIPFYAKFLKEILSNKKKLEDDDTVALTTECSAIIQNNMPPKLKDTSSFYFPCVIGKFVINKLNLGDFRPMRTSLKLANLSFKYPIGMLENIPVCIGQFYIPMNFIVMDISEDSNIPIILGMPFLATTGVIIDVKRGKLTFKVGQEKIEFTLSQFLKAPTIAGACYFIDIIDECIKELASVKPPTTMLVELPATKMVEEDEAKYYHPYVEYNLRECIALTPNLMPSPKEQSIELNKLPKNLRYEFLDEQLDRPIIVNIDIHRDETEKLLVVLRKYHTTLGYNISNLKGVIPSMCMHKIMLEEDSKTLREH